Proteins from a single region of Candidatus Zixiibacteriota bacterium:
- a CDS encoding pyridoxal-phosphate dependent enzyme gives MNNHSNILHAIGNTSLVRLSKVIPEGCAKISVKLEWENPTGSMKDRAAQAMIARAEEDGRLKPGYTIVEYTGGSTGISLALAAVARGYRLHIVTSDAFSHD, from the coding sequence ATGAACAATCATTCCAATATCCTCCACGCCATCGGGAATACCTCCTTGGTGCGATTGAGCAAAGTAATTCCGGAAGGATGCGCCAAAATATCTGTCAAACTGGAATGGGAGAATCCGACCGGCAGCATGAAAGACCGCGCCGCGCAGGCGATGATTGCGCGCGCCGAAGAAGATGGCAGACTGAAACCGGGATACACTATCGTCGAATACACCGGCGGAAGCACCGGCATTTCGCTCGCGCTCGCCGCGGTCGCCCGGGGATATCGCCTTCATATCGTCACCTCCGATGCCTTCAGTCACGATAA
- a CDS encoding tetratricopeptide repeat protein encodes MAEDDSNDITRLHIQLSKDTIIGHYRIVEKIGTGGMGDVYLAEDTELNRKVALKFLPPHLSQDANCRARFRREAQAAAKLNHPNIITIYEVNEFRGRPYFAMEYVDGLPPDEYIRQTGPSLDGIINIAIQISLGLQEAHNNGIIHRDIKPGNILIDKNGRAKILDFGLATIIGVGKITKTGVTIGTLNYMSPEQVRGEELDCRTDIFSLAVMLYEMLTGHLPFQGEYEAAVLYSIVSEEPPSISQYRPDIDTAFVSVITKALQKDRVNRHQTAQELIRDLQNPHVAAPIIRSPTVTRIQGTKSLAVLYLRNLGKSDDEYLCYGLTEDLIIAMTRVRSLQVSPMRSILKWKDSDAEIEEIALTLNVDLVLDGSILKMDETVRVSAQLIDICNKQNLWADRWEEPISDIPQIRRALVQGVYLALGIDSPHQLSVRGIATGLINPQAYEYCLRAKYAFEHKQDKADVETALGLYHRALEIEPALLRARAEIAQIHLFKGEYAMASRELIDALEEARSRMLKSDEAHLLRILAAAYTGLSQWDKAWEVGQDALELDRESADLTGEAETLAILINILQPRARYDEALELFQRVLEISRQLGDPERMSSALKNMGGIYYYKGDYDHACELFMEALAIARKREDHSLEAKCLSNIGIIYINTGNFGEALCNLQQALHIFEQIGSNQVAIANTSNNIAFVYGCQGDYRKALELNERSSAIHKEQSNLQDYLISQCNIAHDLSIIGDYETAILTATNALGEARTLALPVAISTAHNNLGTAYFWKGDKMRALQHLQQAVKVAVESDLRGSQISPHSRLAELYQRHGLIELSRKHCQLCVNLIERQNRGPIWARVSTIETVLNSKEGDLDLMAARLKRLVEQAYRMGCPELIVFTERHLGALLLTTGQNRENHIEGIQILQRALDIAKETEIEHEVRWITETLQGRSIDR; translated from the coding sequence GTGGCAGAGGACGATTCAAACGACATTACCCGACTGCACATCCAGCTTTCGAAAGACACCATAATTGGTCATTACCGGATCGTCGAAAAGATCGGGACTGGTGGCATGGGCGATGTCTACCTTGCCGAGGATACAGAACTCAATCGAAAAGTTGCACTCAAGTTTCTTCCCCCTCATCTATCCCAGGATGCGAACTGTCGGGCCCGATTCAGGCGGGAGGCACAAGCAGCGGCAAAGCTCAATCATCCCAATATTATCACCATTTATGAAGTGAATGAATTCCGTGGTCGGCCTTACTTCGCCATGGAATATGTGGATGGATTACCGCCCGATGAATACATCAGACAGACTGGTCCGTCGCTGGATGGCATAATCAATATTGCAATTCAAATATCTCTAGGTTTGCAGGAGGCGCATAATAACGGGATTATTCACAGAGATATTAAGCCGGGCAATATACTGATAGATAAGAATGGGCGAGCTAAGATTCTTGATTTTGGACTGGCGACTATCATTGGCGTCGGTAAAATCACCAAAACCGGTGTGACCATAGGCACCTTAAACTATATGTCGCCGGAACAGGTGAGGGGGGAGGAGTTGGACTGCAGAACTGATATATTCTCCTTGGCAGTCATGTTATATGAGATGCTCACTGGGCATTTACCCTTTCAGGGAGAGTATGAAGCGGCGGTCCTTTATTCAATCGTCAGCGAGGAACCGCCTTCCATATCCCAGTATCGGCCGGACATTGATACGGCGTTTGTCTCGGTCATAACCAAGGCGCTACAGAAAGACCGTGTCAATCGACATCAAACAGCTCAGGAACTTATAAGAGATTTACAGAATCCCCATGTCGCAGCGCCAATCATAAGATCACCGACAGTCACCCGGATTCAGGGAACGAAATCACTGGCTGTCCTATATCTGCGCAACTTGGGGAAGTCTGATGATGAATATCTTTGCTATGGATTGACGGAAGACCTGATTATTGCCATGACCCGCGTAAGATCATTGCAGGTGTCGCCAATGCGCTCCATACTTAAATGGAAAGACAGCGATGCCGAGATCGAGGAGATAGCGCTTACGCTCAATGTCGATTTGGTGCTTGATGGTTCTATACTGAAGATGGATGAAACGGTGCGCGTTTCTGCTCAGCTAATCGATATATGTAACAAACAAAATCTCTGGGCAGATCGCTGGGAAGAACCGATAAGTGATATTCCGCAAATCAGAAGGGCTTTGGTTCAGGGCGTTTATCTCGCACTAGGAATCGATTCCCCGCATCAGTTATCTGTTCGTGGTATAGCGACTGGTCTGATAAATCCACAGGCATATGAGTACTGCCTGCGAGCTAAGTATGCATTTGAACACAAACAGGATAAAGCCGATGTGGAAACAGCACTGGGGCTATATCATCGCGCTTTAGAAATAGAGCCTGCCCTGCTAAGAGCAAGAGCGGAAATCGCGCAAATTCACTTATTCAAGGGTGAGTACGCAATGGCTAGTCGTGAATTGATCGATGCTCTTGAAGAGGCCCGCTCACGTATGCTAAAGAGCGACGAGGCACATCTATTACGAATACTGGCAGCCGCCTACACCGGTCTATCACAGTGGGACAAAGCCTGGGAGGTTGGTCAAGATGCACTTGAACTGGACCGGGAATCCGCCGACTTGACCGGTGAAGCTGAAACCCTGGCCATTCTCATAAACATTCTCCAGCCGCGCGCCAGATACGATGAAGCTCTTGAGCTCTTCCAGCGTGTGCTGGAAATAAGCCGACAGCTGGGTGACCCGGAAAGGATGTCGTCGGCTCTCAAAAATATGGGCGGCATTTATTACTACAAAGGGGATTATGACCACGCCTGCGAACTTTTCATGGAAGCTTTAGCAATAGCTCGCAAACGGGAGGACCATTCACTCGAGGCAAAATGTCTTAGCAACATAGGGATTATATATATCAACACTGGCAACTTTGGAGAGGCGCTGTGTAACCTGCAGCAGGCGTTGCATATCTTTGAGCAAATTGGTTCAAACCAGGTAGCAATTGCCAACACTTCAAACAATATCGCTTTTGTATATGGCTGCCAGGGTGATTATCGCAAGGCCCTCGAACTGAATGAACGCAGTTCCGCCATACATAAAGAGCAGTCGAATCTACAGGACTATTTAATCAGTCAATGCAACATTGCTCACGACCTGTCAATTATCGGTGATTATGAGACAGCTATTTTGACCGCCACTAATGCACTGGGAGAGGCACGTACATTAGCTCTCCCGGTCGCTATCAGTACCGCGCATAATAATCTGGGAACGGCTTATTTCTGGAAAGGGGATAAGATGCGTGCTTTGCAGCACCTGCAACAGGCGGTTAAAGTGGCGGTGGAGTCGGACCTCCGCGGCAGTCAAATCAGCCCACATTCGCGCCTGGCGGAACTCTATCAGCGACACGGTTTGATCGAACTGAGTCGAAAGCACTGCCAATTGTGTGTGAATTTGATTGAGCGACAAAATCGTGGCCCAATCTGGGCGCGGGTATCGACAATTGAGACTGTCCTTAATTCAAAAGAGGGTGATTTGGATCTGATGGCCGCAAGACTGAAACGACTTGTCGAGCAGGCTTATCGTATGGGATGCCCTGAGCTTATAGTTTTCACTGAGCGCCATTTGGGCGCTTTATTGCTGACCACCGGACAAAACCGGGAAAACCATATAGAAGGCATACAGATTCTTCAGCGCGCTCTAGACATAGCGAAGGAAACTGAAATTGAACATGAAGTGCGTTGGATCACTGAGACCTTACAGGGTCGAAGCATCGATCGATAA
- a CDS encoding NAD-dependent malic enzyme, which translates to MKRFDMRVDPLTHEIYYAVPHKGHLLLHDPLLNKGHSFTSVERSEFDLVGLLPESIGTLDDQVIRSYGNYLAKSTDLERYVTLIGLLDRNETAFYALLLRHLEEMLPIVYTPTVGQACLKMSHILRRYRGIYVTPTNVDHIEQILSNIGLPNVSLIVATDGERILGLGDLGADGMGIPVGKIALYVAAAGIHPASTLPVCIDIGTNNERLLNDPLYIGVRQKRLTGEAYYAVIERFIQGVKRVFPRALLQWEDFGKHHAFDLLERYHERILSFNDDIQGTGATAAAALLTAFRIKNRPVSEERIAIHGFGQAGSGVANAMVTLLVEEGKMSIEEARLRIFAVDINGLLMEGDKAEPYQKNFLQSRQTIADWPISKDRPAPLEDVVKYGKITTLIGLSGQAGAFNRAILEQLAKNCERPILFALSNPTSCCEVIPQEALEITDGRALVATGSPFAPVHHRSGRAIQISQCNNLYLFPGMGLGAIVCQASRVTHMMFHAASKAISAMVTEEQRTDGHLLPPLKNIREVSFQVALAVAKQAREEGLGMIEPDGRLAQLIGAAMWEPHYYPYRFTPVL; encoded by the coding sequence ATGAAACGATTCGATATGCGGGTTGACCCTTTAACCCATGAAATATATTACGCCGTTCCCCACAAGGGACATCTTCTCCTGCATGACCCCTTGCTGAATAAGGGGCATTCCTTCACCAGTGTGGAGCGTTCCGAGTTTGACCTGGTAGGATTATTGCCGGAATCAATTGGTACTCTGGATGACCAGGTAATCAGAAGTTATGGAAACTATCTGGCAAAGAGCACCGACCTGGAACGATATGTGACCCTGATCGGGCTTCTCGACCGAAATGAGACCGCTTTTTACGCGCTGCTTCTCCGTCATCTGGAGGAGATGCTTCCAATCGTCTATACTCCCACTGTCGGTCAAGCCTGTCTGAAGATGTCGCATATCCTTCGGCGCTACCGGGGAATTTATGTCACCCCCACCAATGTTGACCATATCGAACAGATTCTCAGCAATATTGGGCTTCCCAATGTATCGCTTATCGTTGCCACCGATGGCGAGCGGATTCTCGGTCTGGGGGATTTGGGAGCGGATGGCATGGGAATTCCGGTAGGAAAGATAGCTCTTTATGTCGCTGCTGCCGGCATTCATCCGGCATCAACCCTTCCGGTCTGCATCGATATCGGCACCAATAATGAACGCTTGTTGAACGACCCCCTTTACATTGGGGTGCGACAGAAAAGGCTCACCGGTGAAGCCTATTATGCCGTGATTGAAAGATTCATTCAGGGGGTGAAGCGGGTTTTCCCGCGGGCGCTGTTGCAATGGGAAGATTTCGGGAAACATCATGCCTTCGACCTTCTCGAACGGTACCATGAAAGAATCCTGAGTTTTAATGACGATATCCAGGGGACCGGCGCTACCGCCGCCGCGGCGCTCCTGACCGCCTTCCGCATTAAGAACCGTCCCGTTTCTGAGGAGCGAATCGCCATTCATGGATTCGGCCAGGCCGGCAGCGGGGTCGCTAACGCCATGGTGACCCTTCTGGTGGAAGAAGGGAAGATGAGTATTGAGGAAGCGCGACTGAGAATTTTTGCGGTTGATATAAATGGCCTCCTGATGGAGGGAGATAAGGCGGAACCGTATCAGAAGAATTTCCTGCAATCTCGTCAAACCATAGCCGACTGGCCTATATCCAAAGATCGCCCGGCGCCATTGGAAGATGTTGTCAAGTACGGAAAAATAACGACTCTTATCGGTCTTTCCGGCCAGGCGGGAGCCTTTAACCGGGCAATCCTGGAGCAGTTGGCAAAAAACTGCGAGCGCCCGATTCTGTTTGCCCTCTCCAATCCGACTTCCTGTTGCGAGGTGATTCCGCAGGAGGCGCTGGAAATCACCGACGGGCGGGCGCTGGTGGCGACCGGAAGTCCTTTCGCGCCGGTGCACCATCGGAGCGGTCGTGCGATTCAGATTTCACAGTGCAATAATCTTTATCTTTTCCCCGGCATGGGACTTGGCGCTATCGTCTGCCAGGCGTCGCGCGTTACACATATGATGTTCCACGCCGCCAGCAAGGCGATTTCGGCGATGGTGACTGAGGAGCAGCGAACAGATGGTCATCTTCTGCCCCCTTTGAAGAATATTCGCGAAGTTTCTTTCCAGGTGGCGCTGGCAGTGGCGAAACAGGCGCGGGAAGAAGGATTGGGGATGATAGAGCCGGATGGCCGCCTGGCGCAACTTATCGGCGCCGCGATGTGGGAGCCGCATTATTATCCCTATCGCTTCACGCCGGTATTGTAG
- a CDS encoding GIY-YIG nuclease family protein, translating into MFTVYMIRSDEGKQYIGHTSDIHRRLAEHNTGLCKTTKVCGEWKLVYKEEFATRGEAMKREKWLKSGVGRAYLKQVLNF; encoded by the coding sequence ATGTTTACTGTCTATATGATTAGGTCAGATGAGGGGAAACAATATATCGGTCATACTTCTGACATTCATCGGAGATTGGCTGAACATAATACGGGGCTCTGCAAGACGACGAAAGTGTGCGGAGAATGGAAGCTTGTTTATAAAGAAGAATTCGCTACTCGTGGTGAAGCTATGAAACGAGAGAAATGGTTGAAATCAGGAGTCGGACGAGCCTACCTGAAGCAAGTTCTCAATTTCTGA